The following is a genomic window from Thermodesulfobacteriota bacterium.
ACGGGAAAAACCCGGGACGCGGACTGGAACGTCATTGATACCCGGGAGGCGCTCCCGGATTTCGGCATTACCCGCTCCCAGCCTATTCTGAAAGACAATGAACCGCTGGGGTCGGTTGAGCTTTCCGTTTCTACCCGCCTTATGAAAGAAACCCTGAACCGGGAAATCATCAACATGGCCGTTTTGATTCTCCTGCTCGACGGGGTGCTGCTGGGGTTTTTTGCAGTGGCGCTGCGCTGGTTTCTGATCAGGCCCATCAACCGGCTCCTCGAGATCGCCGACGGGGTGGCGGAAGGGGATTTCCGTCAGCAGTTCGATTTTGGTCAGCAGGATGAGATCGGGCGCCTGGCCCGCTCCCTGCAGCGTATGATCAGGCAATTGACCGAAGTCATCGTTCAGGTCAAGTTCGCGGCTGACAGTGTGTCCGACAGGAGCCGTCAGATCAATCAGAGCGCGGAACAGATGTCGACCGGCGCCACCCAGCAGGCGGCCTCCGCCGAAGAGGCGTCCTCGTCCATGGAAGAGATGGCGTCCAATATTCAGCAGAACGCGGATAATTCCATGCAGACCGACAAAATCGCCACCCAGGCGGCCCGGGACGCCGAGGAAGGCGGCCGCACCGTGCTGGAGACGGTGGCCTCCATGAAGCAGATCACCGAAAAAATTTCCATTATCGAGGAGATCGCGCGGCAGACCAACTTGCTGGCGTTAAACGCCGCCATTGAAGCGGCCCGGGCCGGTGAACACGGCAAGGGATTTGCGGTGGTCGCCGCCGAAGTGAGAAAACTGGCGGAACGAAGCCAGATGGCCGCGGGCGAAATCAACCGGTTGGCTGATTCCAGCATGCAGGTGGCCGAGAGTTCCGGACAGATGCTGGGCCGGCTGGTGCCGGATATCAAGAAAACCGCCGAGCTGGTGCAGGAAATTTCCGCGGCCAGCAATGAGATGAACTCCGGTGTTGACCAGATCAACCGGGCCATTCAACAGCTGGAGCAGGTCATCCAGCAAAATGCTTCCGCCTCGGAAGAGTTGTCCTCGACTGCCGAAGACCTGGCCGGCCAGTCGGAGCGGTTGACGGAGATAATCAACTACTTCAAGGTCAATGCCAATGGACGGCATCAGCCAGACAGCGTCCGGACGCAACATCTCGATAATTCGCCGGCTCGTTCTGGCAAACCCCTCCCGGCTGATTCCGGTATAAAAGAAAAGGGGATCTTACTGATCGAGAAGCGGCATCATTTACGGAAAAAGGGGAAATCGCCCGGAGATCCGGGTGACGAGGCCTTTGAAAGATATTAATCGGTAAAAAAGGAGGACCGGATGAAAAAGATTATAATGCTGATCGCGTGCGTTGCCTTGGCCGTGAGCCTTGGTGCCGGCAGTCCCGGGGCGGAAACAATTCGAATCGGGACCTTTCCGATTCCGCTGATGGTGATTGATAAGGATAACGGTGTTTTTATTGAACTGACCAAAACCATAGCCGAAAGAGCCGGCCTGCAGGTTGAGATCACGGTTATTCCGCCCAAGCGGGCCATTAACGATTTTTCCGAAAAGCAGGTGGATGTTCTTTTCCCCGCCCTTGACGTCAATTTTTCT
Proteins encoded in this region:
- a CDS encoding methyl-accepting chemotaxis protein translates to MQSENKTVSWSRSLQFKIGLSLVLLSTLVLAGFGVIQYLSMRSESRVMLNSVADAVMKRLVENLAGPLWSFDDQQRDAVILGEMREQVLQGVIVKDPQGRLLTGKTRDADWNVIDTREALPDFGITRSQPILKDNEPLGSVELSVSTRLMKETLNREIINMAVLILLLDGVLLGFFAVALRWFLIRPINRLLEIADGVAEGDFRQQFDFGQQDEIGRLARSLQRMIRQLTEVIVQVKFAADSVSDRSRQINQSAEQMSTGATQQAASAEEASSSMEEMASNIQQNADNSMQTDKIATQAARDAEEGGRTVLETVASMKQITEKISIIEEIARQTNLLALNAAIEAARAGEHGKGFAVVAAEVRKLAERSQMAAGEINRLADSSMQVAESSGQMLGRLVPDIKKTAELVQEISAASNEMNSGVDQINRAIQQLEQVIQQNASASEELSSTAEDLAGQSERLTEIINYFKVNANGRHQPDSVRTQHLDNSPARSGKPLPADSGIKEKGILLIEKRHHLRKKGKSPGDPGDEAFERY